The window AGATTTCATCTCCAACCGGAACAAAAGTCTTATTTGAATGTATCAGGATGTAGCAATGTGTCATTTGATTTAGATGTAATCTTATGGACACAATCTTTAATGGATTTAACATTTAGAAGTTGTGCTGACAAtccttaaaaataaatgtgttgcttTTGTGATCTTGGCATCACATATTAAAAGAACTTGCCATATTAAAAGAAATAACAGTAAATTTGACAAGAAAAAGTAcgttcctttattttttaataaatacttGCATGTTTTTTGTCCACCGCCATCAAAATCTGTATTTCTAAGCTTATTACAGTGTAATAAATCACAGGTATGAATGTTTGTCaccttttaattttattttaacccTCCTGGTTATGTTGAAGTCGACACAGATTTCCTCTAGCGAAATCTAAGAccgagaggtcaaaggttaacagCCTTATTTTCTAATACTCCAGTGTGATCAGGTGATGCTGGACAAAACTGTCACTATTGGTTGAAATAAACTTCAATAACACAAACCATTTCtcctttttcatttaaataaactaCACCTTGTGGTTTATGGAGATAAAAGGCAAATAATAAAGCCGTGGAAGGATAATTTAACAAAATTATAAGgtatttatttcctgttgtcCATTCAAATTGTCGCCAACAAACAACCCACGCGCACAGAAACACTGACAAATTTATTTTCTCAAACTGTAAATTAACAATATGCGTAAAAACAGTGAGTCTGGAATAAAATCAGGAAGAGAAATGCCAACAGCACATTCAGTTCAGTAAAAACATGCAACATTTGTAGAACTTTCTGTACAAAACTTCGGTTTGCTGAGGATGAACGAGCCCTGCGTTAATTCACACATGAAGATCAAAAAGAACCAGAATTTTCAACCTGTGAATCAAACTGAAAGAACATTTCCTGATTGGTCAATCGTGTTCTTTAAGAAATAATCATCACGGCATGTGTTTTTTTTGATTTGCACTATCCCCAAAAAAGCGCATTTAACCATTTTCAACTATTTAAACCTGGTCTCCCCCCTAAGCCAACATAACTACCCCACTAAAACTTCTCAATTTCTCACACTCAAACAAGAATTAACACTGACACCAAAAATGACAACAGCTCAAAAATATATGCACTACAATGCtattattaaaatattacaGTTAATTAGTGAAAAACCCTCTCTGGACAGCTGTCGCCTTGATAGCTGCTTTTAAGGTATgaacaaatatataaaataatcaaaaatacTCTGTAGTTTTCTGTCCATTCCCCTCATGGACATAAGGCGGGTGAAGCGAGGCGATCCTCATTGCTAACCAAGtagacaatttttttttattgaaatggGAGGTTTTGCTTGACTCAGAGTCTCAGGTTAGGAATTGCCAGGGTGACGTCGCGGAAGAACCGATGCACGAGGGCGTTTTTTGCTGACAGCCTTTTGTTTGGGTCATATTTCAACATTTCCTATCAGAGCACAAAAGAAATGCACCCAGTCAGTTATGACACTAAACTttaaacaggaaacaaaagacaaaaacaggaagtttttAAGAAACCGTTCTCACCCCGAGCAGCTCTCTCCCGTCTTCATCTAGAAGAGGAGCCACTTTGGATAACTCTTGCCGAGCCCACTTGGGAAAAGATGGCTTGTAGTCGGGAAGAGAGGTGACTCCTGGCCAGACTGTCTCATCCGGTGTTCCCAGTGTGCGGAAGATTCGGAATAACTGATCAATCTCCGAGTCTCCAGGGAAAAGCGCCCTCCTGGTGACCTATGTGGCAAAGGACAGCAAGGCAATTAAGCATCCTCACCAGAACATTTCCAAACCACACACGCTTAAGGTGTTACCATTTCTGCAAAGATACATCCTAGACTCCAGATGTCGACAGCTGTGGAGTAGTATTTACAGCCCAGGAGAATTTCTGGTGCTCTATACCAAAGCGTAACAACCtaagaaacacaacaaaagcaTTAAGATTCAGGCTAAATAAATAGACAAAGCTATAACCATCATGCATGTGTATTTTGAAGGTGCCTTTTGAGGCAAAGAGGCCGTTTAGATGTGTTACCTCATGTGTGTACGTGCGGACAGGTACACCAAAAGCTCGCGCCAGGCCAAAATCAGCCAGCTTGATCTCTCCCTGAGCATTGATGAGGAGATTCTGAGGTTTCAGGTCTCGATGAAGAACCCTGTGAGAGTGGCAGAAGGCCAGGCCttgcagcagctggaacagataactctaaaaacacaagatATATATAAGCTAGCCCCTCAGGCTTGCACctattttacatttataaatgaTAAGACATTGTTTGCTGTACTAGTTATAGTTTACCTTGACAAGAGGTAGCGGGATACCAGTAACTGTGGAGGAGTCCATGAACTTCTTTAGGTCCTGATGGAGGAACTCAAACACCAGGTAGAGCTTATTCTCGGTGTGAATGACATCCCGcaacctgaaacacgtgaaCATGCATGCTGGGATCAGaaggaaagcagaaaaacagacaacGCCGTTGTAAAATGAGACACTTACTTGACAATATTCGGATGACTGAGTTCTTTGAGAAGGGAAATCTCTCGGATGGCAGTGCTGGGCACACCTTCTGTTTCTCTGTAACAAACAGTAACTTATTAGCAACTGTTTAAATCAGTGACACTTCATATTTGGATCTGAGATTTAGGCCTCTCTCTTTTGTAGTGATTAGCAGTCAGTAACTATCCAgaacactgtaaaaaagaaataaagactgATGCTAATTATTGAAACAGAAGTAGTCTGGCAGCAAATCTTGTGACTTATGCATGTTTACAGAAACTGATAGTTGAAAAGGGCCGATTGTTTCAGTTTTTAACTCTCTGACGTTTGACTCTTAAACACACATACAACCAATTAATCAAATGTAGCAGTACTTTAGTAAAAGTTAGCCACATTTACATTAGCATCCTCTACCATAGTGCCCAGTAGCCTGAACCGGCAACTTACGTCTCCAGTCTAATTTTCTTGAGAGCAACTGTTTCGCCGGTGACTTTGTGCTTGGCTTTATAAACCACTCCGTACGTCCCTTCCCCTATCTTTTCCACCTTCTGAAAGGCATCCATGTTCTTAGTATTGTTGATTGCTTGGCTAGCGACGTTAGGCTAGCAAAGCTCCCCTCTTTGTGTGAGCTAACAGCTGCTCCGCGGGTACAGGCGAACGTTAACAGGCAGCGCGGGCAAACATGCAATTATCTTCTCTTCTGGGCTGCGTTAAATGTTCCGGACAAGCCAAAGCCTTGGAACAATTGGTGCTCCAGGGTTAACTTTACCAGGTCAGAACAAAATAACATTTGTCGTTCTTGCTGATAATAAAACTAGTTTATATGGATATAGTCGTGGCAGAAGCTCCACTGTGGGGAAACCAACACAGCGTCGTTTCCCGCGCCTGGCCGGGAGGCGTTTGTTTTGGATTTTAGGCGCACCGACCACTCTAGTCGCCGGGCGGTGTGCAACGCGTTTTGTTTTTTACGACGTTTTGTGGAAAAACGTTCTGTTAggtttaggattttttttttgtcagaatGCTGTTTTCGttcaaaagaaaagttaaatgCCCTACTCGTTTGATCGAATGTATGTGTTGATGTAAATTAATTGTGCTACGCTGGTGTCACAATCAAACTATGCATCACACGCATCAGTGACGTCTTGAGACGCCGATGGCGTTTTACGTCAAAGCGTACAGCCGGAAGCCAGATTTGAATGTTTAATAAACTTTGGGTAATTATAAAAATTAGTCTATTATTATATTGTGTTATTTCTATCATTTCAATTGTACATATTTTAAGTACTTTTTGTAGCTCTATCAAGTGATACAACCCATGCCATCGTTATTCTGAGGATAAATATAACACGATATTTTAGGGCGTCAAACTCTGTGGTTTAAGATATATAACGGAACTTCATGATAGCGGGTAAAATCAGTGATTCCCTCTAGCGGCGACATGTGTAACAGCAGGCAGTTCTTTTAGACCTGAGCATGTGTCAGGTTAGTAGGAATTATTCTGGATATTACAGGTTGATCAAAGAATTGTAATCCACTATGAACCACATACTAATGGGGATGCCttaagtgcatgtgtgtaaacAAAATATATCGATGATATTAATCTGCATTTGTTAGGGGTAATGGATGCCAGTTGctataaatgaaataaacagataTTAAATCTATTGATGAATTTTATTGGACAAGCCCTCCAAACAAGAAAATGCCCTGTTTTCTCTTTCCATATTCTGTGTTATCTTTAAGTCTCTCATTTATCGGTCGTATCATTATACCAAACTTTATACTAACATTACTTTTGGTGACTTTCTCATCAGAAACCTGGCATTACTTCACATTGAAATTCAAAATATGAAACCAGAGCAGACTCAGTGAAGAAAGAGCATTACGCtctttttgtgtctgtttgtggTATGTTGAGTCAGGTGCTCCGCTGGCAGGATTTATTTCCCCCTGGATTCTGCCGATAACACACACGAGGGGGGTCAcatgcagagcagacagagcaTTCTCAGAGGCATGGGACATCACCAATCACCATCGTAACAGTGCTGATAATGACTCTAGAATTATGATGGATTCAATGATTTATCAGATCCTCTCTGACATTGCTTTGTTTTCCCCCTCATattctttgattttatttctgtgtggaacaaaagacaacaaagcaAATTAATTTCTGAGACTAACATAAAGTGagtgaaaaacaaaagtaatAAATACTGAAAATCAACAATGGCCTCTATGGCATCTAGTCTTAATTAATGTtgtattacaacataaataagTCCATTTCTGATGACTCTTTATGTGAGGATTTTTACTAtaggatttttttaaagcttaaTAGAAATAGTGCAATGAGGAGTTCATAAATAATTAACTGGAGTAGATCTTGTTACAAGAGTTATTGACGTTTTAGCTTGAGCTACTTAAATATTCTTCATTTGAATAAAAGTAAGTCATTTTTTTGAAACTGTCTGGAGGTTTGCAAGGATTTTACTGAGAAAATCTATGTATGTATGAATAACATTAGATTCAAGGTAATCCCTTTAAATGTGCAGATGTTTATTCAGATAGATATCATAGTGCTTTttaagtgtgtgcgtgtgtgtgcgcgcaggcCACTGTGAACACAAATTCTcagagatgcagcagcctgAGGTGGACAGCAGGATACAAAAGAATGACCCAGGGACTAAAAGGATGCTATTGATCAGCCTCCCACACACGGTGGTGTCTTGtgatgcccacacacacatacacacacacatagctgtGAGGTCAAGTCATCAAAAGTAGAGTATGCATGACTTTGCTCACGCAGCTCCCTCCACAGCCTCTTCCTTCTGCGTACGTTGTGAATAGAGTACGAAGTATCTTCGTGACCACTTGATCCCTTTCAGGCTCACGGGGGCCCTGGAGGCTGAAGTCTACCCCAGCTGCATAAGGCCAGCGCATTTGGGGgctttggtaccttgctcaagggtacatcagcagtgctctgaaggcaTGCTAGCACCTCCCTTGCCACCAGAAACACCTCCCAAGTTACATCGCCaccagggcttgaaccaagaaccctctgggTTTcggcccagtcccctacagaccaCCACGTGAACTATCATTCATTACTTTTTTTTATAATTAATTTTAATCTTCCATCTCATCTTTTGTATGAAACCATTTTACTTACATTGTTTCCTGATCTCTTTATTGGGTTAATTTATTGACAATGTAAAGATTTATGACAACTTTGTTAaagttaaaaagaaacattaaataaaatgagatTATAAAATGATCacagaaataaatacaataatgcGACGGGTTTAACATTTTTCAAAGTTCAGGGGGGCGTGGTCAGATTCCAGACTCCCAGTGATGTCAGAGGTGAGAATAGATTTTATGGTAATTCAGGTCTGTGGACTTCTTAAAAAGAGCCAGGAGGGCGTACGCCAAGTCTCTTGAAGTTGTGTCAGGGTCCAGGACGCCTGGCTGAGGATCGGGACCTTGAGAAAGGAGACAAAAACCATTAAAGATGGGGGCTCTGACACTGGCACTGCTGGTTTTAGCCGTTTCATTCGCCACTGCAATGAGTGAGTATATCAAAATTCTCATTTAAAATTTATACTTTTAATATTTGTTGTCCTCTTCCTTCTTCAATCAATAATTGAAGGGTGTAGTACAATTTATTTACAGTTATGAGAGTCTGAGTGTTTGCTGAAGAAAATCCAAGTTTGAAAGTCTGAATTATATCAGATGGAGGTTTCGCACTTGGTGATGCGACaagaatgtattttaatttctgCGACAAATATAAATGAGCATTTTCCCATGTCTAAAGTGGAGTCAAGTGTGTATTTCATGCTCAGAACCAGACAGAAAAGGTATTTTTTTATTCGATGCCGTTCAGCTGttacaaatgttgtttttacgGGATTCGATGGAATTACAGGGTCTGTCAAACCCACATCCGAAAGTTTTCTTAAAGTAATATGCCATGATATTAAGAGGAGAATAACACCCTTCTTCCTACAcacctccctttctctcacacacacactgagagaaAACCCAGTGATCCATTCGTCTGGATTCTTCTCACTGGGATTACCGATGCTGCTCAGCTGAGAGTCACATGAAAGAGATTGGGGGGGATTGTGGGTCGTGTGACTCCCACGGACAAGAACCCCCGACACTCTTCATCCCTGCTCAGCATCTGCACTCATTTACCTAAACTTCTATGCTCAGTTTTTATATAAAACTCCTCCACAACTCTTCAGGAAAAATCGTCTGCTTGTATGAAGATCAATCATTTAGCTCAACTTGACTCGACTTTTGAACTTTTTCCAGAGCCTAAAAGTCAGTTTACGCGTTATCGCTCATGGAACACGCGGATGTATCCCGTGTGGAAAGATGGAGACCCAAGATTCCGGAACTGTTGGACTGGTGAGGTTCCTTTTCTGttctgctgtttctgaaaccaaCCAAAAGTGTCCTAAAAACTCCCTTTGCCAGCCAATTTCAAagaggtttaaccctaacctcttCTTCGTTTCCAGGGGGCGAAGTGACTTTTGACCTGAAAAACGATGGGCCCACCCTGACGGgagcaaaaacaacatttaatatTAACCTGAATTTCCCACCAAACCAGACGGCACTGTCTGATGGGCAGGTGGTCTGGGCACAAAACTGCACCATCAATGGTAAGACGACCTTTGCAGTTGTTTCCAAGTTGCTATACAGCCAAATTTGGTGCTAAAAACCCAAAGCAAATGGGCAAAATGAGAAGTCTGATTATATAAATACGATTACGTATTAAAAGTCCAATTAAAAGTCCAATTAAAAGTCATGGGTGTAAAAAAAAGTAAGAAACAATCACCAGTGGAATTTATGTTTCAGGACAACAGTATCAGGCAGGACAGGCTGTGTATCCAGACCAGGACCTTGACCAAAGTGCTGTTTTTCCTGACGGTACTCCGCTCAACCGGGGCCAGAAGAAGAAATCCCACTACATTTTTGTGTGGAAGACATGGGGTAAATAGTGGCCCGGTCACATTGTGCTTAATctcaaaatacattttaaaaaacgcAGGATCTCAAAAAGAATGAAGATAAAGTTCAATTACTCGAGAAACATCTTTTGCTTCAGGTCGATACTGGCAGGTAGCAGACGggccttcttcctccctctccatcgGTACTGACGACATCCCTCTGGGCTCCTACAGCATGGAGGTTGTCATCTATCACTGCCGAGGCAAAAACAAGTTCATCCCTCTTGGTTACGCCTCCACAGCCTTCAGCATCACAGGTGGTTGAACAGCGGCACTCTGCCCTATTGCTGTTTTCATAGCAACCTTCTTCATCACTCTTCACCCTCTCCTTTGCCACCAGACCAGATTCCCTTCACCATATCTCTCGC is drawn from Takifugu rubripes chromosome 19, fTakRub1.2, whole genome shotgun sequence and contains these coding sequences:
- the cdk2 gene encoding cyclin-dependent kinase 2, producing MDAFQKVEKIGEGTYGVVYKAKHKVTGETVALKKIRLETETEGVPSTAIREISLLKELSHPNIVKLRDVIHTENKLYLVFEFLHQDLKKFMDSSTVTGIPLPLVKSYLFQLLQGLAFCHSHRVLHRDLKPQNLLINAQGEIKLADFGLARAFGVPVRTYTHEVVTLWYRAPEILLGCKYYSTAVDIWSLGCIFAEMVTRRALFPGDSEIDQLFRIFRTLGTPDETVWPGVTSLPDYKPSFPKWARQELSKVAPLLDEDGRELLGEMLKYDPNKRLSAKNALVHRFFRDVTLAIPNLRL